The Verrucomicrobium spinosum DSM 4136 = JCM 18804 genome includes a region encoding these proteins:
- a CDS encoding glycine C-acetyltransferase, producing MSAYDTFQSHLNTQLDAIRAAGTYKKERVLTTPQGTLVRANGGEAVLNLCANNYLGLAQHPAVRRAAHESLEQWGFGLASVRFICGTQHPHKQLEESLSDFLGTDDTILYSSCFDANGGLFETLLGPEDAIISDELNHASIIDGVRLCKARRFRYKNCDMADLEAQLQAADAAGARYKLIATDGVFSMDGFIAPLKEICDLADKYQALVMVDDSHAVGFMGAHGRGTHEHGGVMGRVDIITGTLGKALGGASGGYTSGRKEIIELLRQRSRPYLFSNTLAPTITGATLEVLHLLKQSTKLRDQLEANTRFFREEMTEAGFNILPGVHPIVPIMLGDAALASRFADVMLQKGVYVIGFSFPVVPQGKARIRTQISAAHSRADLEFAVRAFVAAKKELGL from the coding sequence ATGAGTGCTTACGATACCTTTCAATCCCACCTCAACACGCAACTGGACGCCATACGCGCCGCCGGCACCTACAAGAAAGAACGCGTGCTGACCACGCCGCAGGGCACGCTGGTGCGCGCCAATGGCGGCGAGGCGGTGCTCAACCTGTGCGCCAACAACTATCTGGGTCTGGCCCAGCATCCGGCGGTGCGCCGTGCTGCCCACGAGTCGTTGGAGCAGTGGGGCTTCGGCCTCGCCAGCGTGCGGTTCATCTGCGGCACCCAGCATCCGCACAAGCAGCTGGAGGAGAGCCTGAGTGATTTCCTCGGCACAGACGACACGATCCTCTATTCCTCCTGCTTTGATGCCAACGGCGGGCTGTTTGAGACATTGCTGGGGCCGGAAGATGCCATCATCAGCGATGAGTTGAACCACGCTTCCATCATTGATGGCGTCCGTCTGTGCAAGGCCAGGCGGTTCCGCTACAAGAACTGCGACATGGCCGATCTGGAAGCGCAACTCCAGGCGGCAGATGCTGCTGGAGCCCGCTACAAGCTCATCGCCACCGACGGTGTGTTTTCCATGGACGGCTTCATCGCGCCGCTCAAGGAGATCTGTGATCTGGCGGACAAGTATCAGGCGCTGGTCATGGTGGATGACTCCCATGCGGTCGGCTTCATGGGCGCGCATGGCCGCGGCACGCATGAGCATGGTGGTGTGATGGGCCGCGTGGACATCATCACCGGTACCCTGGGCAAGGCTCTGGGCGGCGCCAGCGGTGGCTACACGAGCGGTCGCAAGGAGATCATCGAGCTGCTGCGGCAGCGATCGCGGCCGTACTTGTTCTCCAACACGCTGGCTCCTACCATCACCGGAGCCACGCTGGAGGTGCTGCATCTGCTGAAGCAATCCACCAAGCTCCGGGATCAACTGGAGGCCAATACGCGCTTCTTCCGTGAGGAGATGACCGAGGCGGGCTTCAACATCCTGCCTGGGGTCCACCCCATCGTGCCCATCATGCTGGGGGATGCCGCTCTGGCGTCCCGGTTCGCGGATGTGATGCTGCAGAAGGGCGTCTATGTGATCGGCTTCAGCTTCCCGGTGGTGCCCCAGGGGAAGGCCCGCATCCGCACCCAGATCAGTGCTGCCCACTCCCGGGCAGATCTGGAATTTGCCGTGCGGGCGTTTGTGGCGGCAAAAAAAGAACTGGGGCTCTGA
- a CDS encoding DUF3472 domain-containing protein, producing MTRLLAIVSAFTVLGLCAAPAAESEKSAAPRINAACSIHLGWQAPASEWFYLEARVEKSTPGSYFMVCGWNTGYFGVQELGGGRKVAIFSVWDPTKGDNPEHVKLEDRVEVLHEGKDVKVSRFGGEGTGGKSMTEFPWKLGEKIRCIVQAKVEDGKTAYSGWLWQPRSNEWKHLVTFRVQTGGKPLSGLYSFVEDFRRDGKSVGEERRAVFGNGWVKTVDKGMVPLAQARFTASKAPTEARDIVDAGQAEGGLYLANGGKVSPSVPVGTVLNVNPPPLTVPNDLPAELFKP from the coding sequence ATGACCCGTCTTCTTGCCATTGTCTCCGCGTTCACCGTGCTCGGTCTCTGTGCTGCACCTGCAGCGGAGTCTGAAAAATCTGCCGCCCCCAGGATCAATGCTGCCTGTTCCATTCATCTGGGCTGGCAGGCGCCGGCTTCAGAGTGGTTCTATCTGGAAGCAAGGGTGGAGAAGTCCACCCCGGGGAGTTACTTCATGGTCTGCGGCTGGAACACGGGCTACTTCGGCGTGCAGGAGCTGGGTGGGGGCAGGAAGGTCGCCATCTTCTCGGTCTGGGATCCCACCAAGGGGGACAATCCTGAGCACGTGAAGCTGGAGGACCGCGTGGAGGTGCTTCACGAGGGCAAGGATGTGAAGGTGTCCCGCTTTGGCGGTGAAGGCACGGGTGGCAAGAGCATGACCGAGTTCCCCTGGAAGCTGGGCGAGAAGATCCGCTGCATCGTGCAGGCCAAGGTGGAAGATGGGAAGACCGCGTACTCCGGCTGGCTCTGGCAACCCAGGTCGAATGAGTGGAAGCACCTGGTCACCTTCCGCGTGCAGACGGGTGGCAAGCCCCTCTCGGGCCTGTATTCCTTCGTGGAAGACTTCCGCCGGGATGGCAAGAGCGTGGGCGAAGAGCGTCGTGCCGTCTTTGGCAACGGCTGGGTGAAGACGGTGGACAAAGGGATGGTGCCGCTGGCGCAAGCCCGCTTCACGGCGTCCAAAGCTCCCACCGAAGCCAGAGACATCGTCGATGCCGGTCAGGCGGAAGGTGGTTTGTATCTCGCTAATGGTGGAAAGGTCTCTCCGAGTGTGCCGGTGGGTACCGTGCTCAACGTGAATCCACCGCCGTTGACGGTGCCGAATGATTTGCCGGCTGAGTTGTTCAAGCCGTAA
- a CDS encoding trimeric intracellular cation channel family protein, producing the protein MSPWFEHFAVAVCAISGVLAATGQRLDLFGVLVLALVTSVGGGTIRDLCLGVRPVFWVQDPSHIVTATLAALGTFVVARYWKMPHKALLIADAFGLALFTIVGVEKSLVYQSSGLIAIMLGVVTGVAGGMLRDVLRREVPMVFKPDIYFYATAAFAGAVVYVLLVRFAPAFTGGREISMAVILVLRLAAMGWKWRLPEFRVRG; encoded by the coding sequence ATGTCACCCTGGTTTGAGCACTTCGCCGTGGCCGTTTGCGCCATCTCCGGGGTGCTCGCGGCCACGGGGCAGCGGTTGGACTTGTTTGGCGTGCTGGTGCTGGCGCTGGTGACCTCCGTGGGTGGCGGAACCATCCGCGATCTCTGCCTGGGCGTGCGTCCGGTCTTCTGGGTGCAGGACCCGTCGCACATCGTCACCGCCACGCTGGCGGCACTGGGCACGTTCGTCGTGGCCCGCTACTGGAAGATGCCGCACAAGGCCTTGTTGATCGCGGATGCCTTCGGGCTGGCCTTGTTTACCATCGTCGGCGTGGAAAAGTCGCTCGTGTACCAGTCATCCGGGCTGATCGCGATCATGCTCGGCGTGGTCACCGGGGTGGCCGGCGGCATGCTGCGGGATGTGTTGCGTCGCGAGGTGCCGATGGTGTTCAAGCCGGACATCTATTTCTATGCCACTGCCGCCTTTGCCGGGGCGGTGGTGTATGTGCTGCTGGTTCGTTTTGCGCCGGCCTTCACCGGGGGGCGGGAGATCTCCATGGCGGTCATCCTGGTGCTGCGGCTTGCCGCGATGGGTTGGAAATGGCGGCTGCCGGAATTTAGGGTGAGGGGGTAG
- a CDS encoding proline dehydrogenase family protein: protein MNTIPPEKVQQALSIASGLQYRAAQVQTAAERRQQAELDRMLQRPKDKATLVQLTDQAFRPRSADRVAEQFTHILEVQGVPRFFNPLDRALLRGFKAFGNWLPGVSVPMVKEHLQHETANVILPAELELLGDHLQRRREQGIRMNVNFLGEAILSEAEAARRMEQYVEAMRSPETEVFSVKISTLYSQMSPLAREHTLGVLCDRLEKLYRTAQEHVFLRPDGIRVPKFLYLDMEEYRDLSLTCEAFMRTLDRPGLEKVAAGLALQAYIPDSAQWQRRINEWARRRVAAGGAPVTLRIVKGANLEMERVEASIRGWPQAPYKSKLETDANYKRLLHEGFRPENLAAVRLGIASHNLFDVAYALVLVGEGRALDRVQFEMLEGMANPQRRALLEKISNLLLYAPACGKEQFVSAIGYLIRRLDENTGGENFLRHAFHLEPGSPAWKLLSGGFVESFSLLPVLSDAPRRIQDRALPVIPREMREFVNEPDTDWSLPQNGGWAARLLDAAREGWYGVPFAVAGREISSGRKTRPLVDPSRPGHPLGEVSLPAADEIDDAVEAAVKDEDGWRALTPAARTDFLKRVAHEIRKARGHLMTAALANTGKVFAESDPEVSEAVDFVEYYARSAQYFSEQLGPHVEARGKGVVVVVSPWNFPIAIPCGGVAAALAAGNTVILKPASDAVVPAWELCQCFWRAGVSRKTLQFLPCSGADAARLVQHPGVDSVILTGGTATALAMLEAKPGMHLVAETGGKNATIVTAMADRDQAIKNVLHSAFSHSGQKCSATSLLLLEAEVYDDPEFKRGLGEAVMSLRVGSAWELSTKMGPLIRPPTGELQTALTTLEPGESWAPAPRCLDGNPHLWTPGVKWGVQPGSVTHLTEFFGPVLGVMRFEKLSEAIELVNATGYGLTSGLESLDDREQDEWRQGVQAGNLYINRTTVGAVVLRQPFGGMGKSAFGAGIKAGGPNYVAQFMDFRETVPALPAAPRPGSELGRFLEALQGWDTLNLMENSRLVAAFSSYERAWTTEFSQEHDTFRLLGQDNLRRYLPVKNLRIRVTAADTPFDLFARVAAGRVAGCDLTLSVPPGTEWRPLSRLREATAGWESGIKFVEESDADLVQVIRERKTERLRYARPQDVPVAVRRAAAAQQIFVADVPVLMEGRLELLWYVREQSLSCDYHRYGNLGGRVGEVRALPD from the coding sequence GTGAACACCATCCCCCCCGAGAAAGTACAGCAGGCCCTCTCCATTGCCAGTGGTCTGCAATATCGTGCGGCTCAAGTGCAGACCGCCGCAGAAAGAAGGCAGCAGGCGGAGCTGGACCGGATGCTGCAGCGGCCCAAGGACAAGGCGACGCTGGTGCAGCTCACTGACCAGGCCTTCCGGCCCCGCTCGGCGGACCGGGTGGCGGAGCAGTTCACCCACATCCTGGAGGTGCAGGGGGTGCCGCGGTTTTTCAATCCTCTGGACCGCGCGCTTTTGAGGGGGTTCAAGGCCTTTGGCAACTGGCTGCCCGGGGTGTCGGTGCCCATGGTGAAGGAGCATCTGCAGCATGAAACAGCCAATGTGATCCTCCCGGCGGAGCTGGAGCTGCTGGGGGATCATCTGCAACGTCGTCGCGAGCAGGGGATCCGGATGAACGTGAACTTCCTGGGGGAAGCCATCCTCAGCGAGGCAGAGGCAGCGCGGCGGATGGAGCAGTATGTGGAGGCCATGCGCTCACCGGAGACGGAGGTGTTCTCCGTCAAGATCTCCACGCTCTACTCCCAGATGTCGCCACTGGCGCGGGAGCACACGCTGGGCGTGCTTTGTGACCGGTTGGAGAAGCTCTACCGGACGGCGCAGGAGCATGTCTTTCTCCGCCCGGACGGCATTCGCGTGCCCAAGTTCCTGTATCTCGACATGGAGGAGTACCGTGACCTCAGCCTGACCTGCGAGGCCTTCATGCGCACGCTGGACCGGCCCGGTCTGGAGAAGGTGGCGGCGGGCCTGGCTCTGCAGGCCTACATTCCGGACTCTGCCCAGTGGCAACGGCGGATCAACGAATGGGCCCGACGCCGGGTGGCGGCGGGCGGTGCGCCTGTGACGCTGCGGATTGTTAAAGGCGCGAACCTGGAGATGGAGCGGGTGGAGGCCTCCATCCGCGGCTGGCCCCAGGCTCCCTACAAGAGCAAGCTGGAGACGGACGCGAACTACAAGCGCCTGTTGCACGAGGGTTTCCGGCCGGAGAACCTCGCGGCGGTGCGTCTCGGCATCGCTTCACACAATCTCTTTGATGTCGCCTACGCCCTGGTGCTGGTGGGGGAGGGGCGGGCGCTGGACCGCGTGCAGTTTGAGATGCTGGAAGGCATGGCCAACCCCCAGCGCCGCGCGCTCCTGGAGAAGATCTCCAACCTGCTGCTCTATGCCCCGGCGTGCGGGAAGGAGCAGTTCGTCAGCGCCATCGGCTACCTGATCCGGCGGCTGGATGAGAACACGGGCGGGGAGAACTTCCTGCGCCATGCGTTTCACCTCGAACCCGGCAGCCCTGCGTGGAAGCTGCTCTCCGGCGGGTTCGTGGAGTCATTCTCCCTCCTGCCGGTGCTTTCGGACGCGCCGCGCCGCATCCAGGACCGGGCCCTGCCGGTTATCCCGCGGGAGATGCGCGAGTTTGTGAACGAACCGGACACGGACTGGAGCCTGCCGCAGAATGGCGGGTGGGCGGCTCGACTGCTGGATGCAGCCCGGGAGGGCTGGTATGGGGTGCCGTTTGCGGTGGCTGGACGTGAGATCAGCAGCGGCAGAAAGACGCGCCCCCTGGTGGATCCGTCGCGCCCGGGCCACCCATTGGGGGAGGTAAGTCTTCCGGCTGCGGATGAGATTGATGATGCGGTGGAAGCTGCGGTCAAGGATGAGGACGGCTGGCGCGCCCTGACCCCGGCGGCGCGCACGGACTTCCTGAAACGCGTGGCGCATGAGATCCGCAAGGCGCGGGGGCATCTGATGACGGCGGCGCTGGCAAATACGGGGAAGGTCTTCGCTGAGTCGGATCCCGAGGTGAGTGAGGCGGTGGACTTCGTGGAGTACTATGCGAGGTCGGCACAGTATTTCTCTGAGCAGCTCGGACCTCACGTGGAGGCCAGGGGAAAGGGCGTGGTGGTGGTGGTCTCCCCCTGGAACTTCCCGATCGCCATCCCCTGCGGGGGTGTGGCGGCCGCTCTCGCAGCGGGGAATACGGTGATTCTCAAGCCGGCTTCGGATGCGGTGGTGCCAGCGTGGGAGCTCTGCCAGTGTTTCTGGAGGGCTGGGGTGTCGCGGAAGACGTTGCAATTCCTGCCCTGTAGCGGGGCGGATGCTGCGCGGCTGGTGCAGCATCCCGGTGTGGACTCCGTCATTCTCACAGGCGGCACGGCCACTGCGCTGGCCATGCTGGAGGCAAAACCCGGGATGCATCTGGTGGCGGAGACGGGCGGTAAAAATGCCACCATCGTCACCGCCATGGCGGATCGCGATCAGGCCATCAAGAACGTGCTGCATTCCGCCTTCAGCCATAGCGGGCAAAAGTGCTCTGCCACGTCCCTGCTGCTGCTGGAGGCGGAGGTGTATGACGACCCGGAATTCAAGCGGGGGCTGGGGGAGGCGGTCATGAGCTTGCGGGTGGGGTCCGCCTGGGAGCTCTCTACCAAGATGGGGCCGCTGATCCGCCCTCCTACGGGTGAGCTCCAAACCGCCCTGACGACGCTGGAGCCGGGGGAATCCTGGGCTCCCGCGCCGCGCTGCCTCGATGGCAATCCGCACCTGTGGACTCCCGGCGTGAAGTGGGGCGTGCAGCCTGGGAGCGTGACGCATCTCACTGAGTTCTTCGGGCCGGTGCTGGGGGTGATGCGGTTTGAGAAACTGTCTGAAGCCATCGAGCTGGTCAATGCCACAGGGTACGGCCTGACCAGTGGTCTGGAGAGCCTGGATGACCGGGAGCAAGACGAATGGCGGCAAGGGGTGCAGGCGGGCAATCTCTACATCAACCGCACAACGGTGGGGGCTGTGGTGCTGCGCCAACCGTTTGGCGGCATGGGCAAGAGTGCCTTTGGTGCCGGGATCAAGGCGGGCGGCCCCAACTATGTTGCTCAGTTCATGGATTTTCGTGAGACGGTGCCGGCCCTCCCAGCCGCCCCGCGTCCCGGGTCGGAGCTCGGGCGTTTCCTGGAGGCGCTCCAGGGCTGGGACACGCTGAACCTCATGGAGAACAGCCGCCTGGTGGCGGCCTTCTCCAGCTACGAGCGGGCCTGGACGACTGAGTTCTCCCAGGAGCACGACACCTTTCGTCTGCTGGGGCAGGACAATCTGCGTCGCTATCTCCCGGTGAAAAATCTGCGCATCCGCGTGACGGCCGCGGATACACCTTTCGATTTATTTGCCCGCGTTGCCGCAGGGCGCGTGGCAGGTTGTGATCTCACCCTAAGCGTGCCTCCTGGGACGGAGTGGCGGCCCTTGAGCCGCCTGCGGGAGGCCACGGCCGGGTGGGAGTCCGGCATAAAGTTTGTGGAGGAGAGTGATGCGGATTTGGTGCAGGTAATCAGGGAGCGAAAGACGGAGCGCCTCCGGTACGCGAGGCCTCAGGATGTGCCGGTGGCCGTGCGTCGGGCGGCTGCGGCGCAGCAGATCTTTGTGGCGGATGTGCCCGTGCTCATGGAGGGGCGCCTGGAACTGCTCTGGTATGTCCGCGAGCAGAGCCTGAGCTGCGATTACCATCGTTATGGAAATTTGGGCGGAAGGGTGGGAGAGGTGCGCGCGCTGCCGGATTGA
- the accB gene encoding acetyl-CoA carboxylase biotin carboxyl carrier protein — translation MEDNSNQTKDAPGLDLKEIRQIVDLMSKNDLSVFHLEHGSFKIKLRRGSDIEAAKDLLSKMPISAGVTTVAAPYATAPAAAPVSAAPAAAPAPAAAAPAASEPAGPTINSPMVGTFYRAPGPNEKLFVNVGDTVDENTVVCIIEAMKVMNEIKAEARGTIARVLVDDTRPVQYGQPLFELK, via the coding sequence ATGGAAGACAACTCCAACCAAACGAAAGACGCTCCGGGTCTGGATCTCAAAGAAATCCGGCAAATCGTGGATTTGATGAGCAAGAACGACCTGTCCGTTTTCCATCTGGAACATGGCTCGTTCAAGATCAAGCTGCGTCGCGGCTCTGACATTGAGGCCGCCAAAGATCTCCTTTCCAAGATGCCCATTTCCGCCGGGGTAACGACCGTGGCGGCCCCCTATGCGACGGCACCTGCCGCCGCTCCTGTTTCCGCTGCCCCTGCGGCAGCCCCGGCACCCGCTGCGGCGGCACCTGCTGCCTCCGAGCCTGCCGGCCCGACGATCAACTCCCCGATGGTGGGCACCTTCTATCGCGCTCCTGGCCCGAATGAGAAGCTGTTCGTCAACGTGGGCGACACCGTGGATGAGAACACGGTGGTCTGCATCATCGAGGCGATGAAGGTCATGAACGAAATCAAGGCAGAAGCCCGTGGCACCATCGCCCGCGTCCTGGTGGATGACACGAGGCCGGTGCAGTACGGTCAGCCCCTCTTCGAGCTCAAGTAA
- the accC gene encoding acetyl-CoA carboxylase biotin carboxylase subunit: MFRKVLVANRGEIALRVIRACKELDVKTVAVYSEADVDSMHVHLADEAICIGPGPSSESYLKIPRIISAAEIANVDAIHPGYGFLSEKAEFAEICQRCKIKFIGPSPEVISMMGDKNTARATARRLGVPITPGSDGIIETEEQAFEIARRIGYPVMIKASAGGGGRGMRPVLNEATLRSSFQQASMEALKCFGDGSVYMEKLVERPHHIEFQVVADSHGNVVHLGERDCSMQRRNQKIIEECPSPKISDEIRQAMGEATVKLCKEIGYENCGTIEYLVDNEGKNFYFMEMNTRIQVEHPITEEVYGCDLIKEQIRIAAGLPISEHVLKNTPRAHSIECRINAEDPDRNFAPSPGKINHWYAPGGRGVRVDTHVYSGYTVPPYYDSMIAKLIVTGATRDIAIRRMRRALGEFMIHGIKTTIPLQSKIIMTSDFQNAKYDITWVENFLRQEGLKG, from the coding sequence ATGTTTCGAAAAGTTCTTGTCGCCAACCGTGGTGAAATCGCCCTGCGCGTCATCCGCGCCTGCAAAGAGCTGGATGTAAAAACGGTGGCGGTCTACTCCGAGGCGGACGTGGACTCCATGCACGTGCATCTCGCGGATGAGGCCATCTGTATCGGGCCTGGTCCCAGCTCTGAGAGTTACCTCAAGATCCCCCGCATCATCAGCGCGGCGGAGATTGCCAACGTGGACGCCATCCACCCCGGCTATGGCTTCCTCAGTGAGAAGGCCGAGTTCGCGGAAATCTGCCAGCGCTGCAAGATCAAGTTCATCGGGCCCTCGCCCGAGGTGATCAGCATGATGGGCGATAAAAACACCGCCCGTGCCACAGCCCGCCGCCTGGGTGTGCCGATCACGCCTGGGTCTGATGGCATCATCGAGACCGAGGAGCAGGCTTTTGAGATTGCCCGCCGCATTGGTTATCCCGTCATGATCAAGGCCTCCGCCGGTGGTGGTGGTCGCGGCATGCGCCCGGTGCTCAATGAGGCCACGCTCCGCTCCAGCTTCCAGCAGGCCAGCATGGAGGCGCTCAAGTGCTTCGGTGACGGCTCCGTGTACATGGAGAAGCTCGTGGAGCGCCCGCACCACATCGAGTTCCAGGTCGTGGCGGACAGCCACGGCAACGTCGTTCACCTGGGTGAGCGCGACTGCTCCATGCAGCGCCGCAACCAGAAGATCATCGAGGAGTGCCCCTCTCCGAAGATCTCTGACGAGATCCGCCAGGCCATGGGTGAAGCCACGGTCAAGCTCTGCAAAGAGATCGGCTACGAGAACTGCGGCACCATCGAGTACCTCGTGGACAATGAAGGGAAGAATTTCTACTTCATGGAGATGAACACCCGCATTCAGGTGGAGCACCCCATCACCGAAGAGGTGTACGGCTGCGACCTGATCAAGGAGCAGATCCGCATCGCGGCGGGCCTGCCCATCTCTGAGCACGTGCTGAAGAACACGCCCCGTGCCCACTCCATCGAGTGCCGCATCAACGCAGAGGATCCAGACCGCAACTTCGCCCCCAGCCCAGGCAAGATCAATCACTGGTATGCCCCTGGTGGACGTGGTGTGCGCGTGGATACCCACGTGTACTCTGGCTACACGGTGCCTCCGTACTATGACTCGATGATCGCCAAGCTCATCGTCACCGGTGCCACGCGTGACATCGCCATCCGCCGCATGCGGCGTGCCCTGGGCGAGTTCATGATTCACGGCATCAAAACGACGATCCCGCTGCAGAGCAAGATCATCATGACGAGCGATTTCCAGAATGCCAAGTACGACATCACCTGGGTGGAGAACTTCCTCCGCCAGGAAGGTCTGAAGGGCTAG
- the thrB gene encoding homoserine kinase — protein sequence MSSSVTISVPATSANIGPGYDCLGLALSLYNQVTVTRLEGAPRIEPHHAMVETIAALFFQQRDVAAAPFAFSWSIGGDVPQSRGLGSSVTVRLGVLMGLNELCGRPLNKQQLFALCSEAEGHPDNVAPAVFGGFALANSRQWFRFEVQPRLKAVLLIPDFEVETVHARSALPESVPHHDAARNTANACTLVAAFATGEYERIGDSLEDFLHQPYRRHLVPGLFEAIGAGVKAGAIGGYLSGSGSTIACLATAEDTESIAQAMKNALVQTGATGRTVVVPADNVGASVVSQG from the coding sequence GTGTCTTCTTCTGTCACCATCTCTGTGCCTGCCACATCGGCCAACATCGGTCCGGGCTATGATTGTCTGGGCCTGGCGCTCTCGCTTTACAATCAGGTCACCGTGACCCGGTTGGAAGGGGCGCCGCGCATTGAGCCGCATCACGCGATGGTGGAGACCATTGCCGCCTTGTTCTTCCAGCAGCGGGACGTCGCGGCCGCGCCTTTTGCGTTCTCCTGGTCCATCGGTGGCGATGTGCCGCAGTCCCGTGGTCTGGGCAGCAGCGTCACGGTACGGCTTGGCGTCCTGATGGGGTTGAATGAACTCTGCGGGAGGCCGCTGAACAAGCAGCAGCTCTTTGCCCTCTGCTCGGAGGCAGAAGGCCATCCCGACAACGTGGCTCCGGCGGTGTTTGGTGGCTTTGCCCTGGCCAACAGCCGGCAGTGGTTCCGGTTTGAGGTTCAGCCCCGCCTGAAGGCCGTGCTGCTCATTCCTGACTTCGAGGTCGAGACTGTGCACGCCCGCAGCGCCTTGCCAGAAAGCGTGCCGCACCATGACGCCGCCCGGAATACCGCCAACGCCTGCACCCTCGTGGCCGCCTTCGCCACGGGCGAGTATGAGCGCATTGGCGATTCCTTGGAGGACTTCCTGCACCAGCCCTACCGTCGGCACCTGGTGCCCGGCCTCTTTGAGGCCATCGGTGCCGGGGTGAAGGCCGGGGCCATCGGCGGCTACCTGAGCGGTTCCGGCTCCACCATCGCCTGCCTCGCCACCGCGGAGGATACGGAGTCCATCGCCCAGGCCATGAAAAATGCCCTGGTGCAGACCGGGGCCACCGGCCGTACGGTGGTGGTGCCTGCCGACAACGTGGGGGCGAGTGTGGTCTCCCAAGGTTGA
- a CDS encoding PIN domain-containing protein, giving the protein MRVFLDANILLDVALKRPGLHDASGTVHLERAFALGMGDFEDAMQVATAEAAEAQVIVTRNLADFAASPVRVVSPEAFVTLT; this is encoded by the coding sequence GTGCGAGTTTTTTTGGATGCCAACATTCTGCTGGACGTCGCGCTAAAGCGCCCTGGCTTGCACGACGCCAGCGGCACTGTGCATCTTGAGCGGGCGTTTGCGTTGGGCATGGGGGATTTTGAAGACGCCATGCAAGTTGCCACTGCTGAGGCGGCAGAAGCGCAGGTCATTGTGACGCGAAACCTTGCAGACTTTGCTGCCTCTCCAGTGAGGGTGGTGTCGCCCGAAGCATTTGTTACTCTCACCTGA
- the lpxK gene encoding tetraacyldisaccharide 4'-kinase: protein MDLKDQLEDLEQWAIEVILHNKQGFKESLARFMLHGLSWIYAGAVQLRIKLYRERYIRDHHVGVPVISIGNLTVGGTGKTPVAELLARALQKEGRNVAILSRGYKSKRQRRVRFWTKWLARIRGEELPQNPPRVVSNGERVLLDSHTAGDEPFMLASNLPGVPVVVDKDRVKAGLYAIRQFNSDVLLLDDGLQYVRLKHRLDMVLIDRTAPWGNGFLLPRGTLREPPRHLKRASYIFLTKCDSSDNTEIIRELRKYNRVAEIIECRHRPKYLENIHTRERVSLEKIYGAHVGAVSGIAVPESFESGLRKLGAKVDVTLRFADHHRFTLKDIRNFIDRCERRDVEMIVTTEKDFVRFPEIRNPEVPIYFLRVEIEIVNGREIFDRMVRILCEPREVPRPVYGSELAGLPLEQ from the coding sequence ATGGATCTCAAAGACCAACTTGAAGACCTGGAGCAGTGGGCCATTGAGGTCATCCTGCACAACAAGCAGGGGTTCAAGGAAAGTCTGGCCCGGTTCATGTTGCACGGGCTGTCATGGATCTATGCCGGCGCGGTGCAGTTGCGCATCAAGCTCTATCGGGAGCGCTACATCCGTGACCATCATGTGGGCGTGCCGGTCATCAGCATCGGCAACCTGACGGTGGGCGGCACGGGCAAGACGCCGGTGGCTGAGCTGCTGGCGAGGGCCTTGCAGAAGGAAGGGCGCAACGTGGCCATTCTCAGCCGCGGCTACAAGAGCAAGCGGCAGAGGCGGGTGCGTTTCTGGACCAAGTGGCTGGCCCGCATCCGGGGCGAGGAGCTGCCGCAAAATCCGCCCCGGGTGGTCAGCAATGGAGAGCGCGTGCTGCTGGACAGTCACACGGCCGGGGATGAGCCCTTCATGCTGGCGAGCAACCTGCCCGGCGTGCCGGTGGTGGTGGACAAGGACCGCGTGAAGGCCGGTCTGTATGCCATCAGGCAGTTCAACTCGGATGTGCTCCTGCTGGATGACGGGCTGCAGTACGTGCGGCTCAAGCACCGGCTGGACATGGTGTTGATTGACCGAACCGCCCCCTGGGGCAACGGTTTCCTGCTGCCCCGTGGCACCCTGCGGGAACCCCCGCGCCATCTGAAGCGCGCCAGCTACATCTTCCTCACCAAGTGCGACAGCTCGGACAACACCGAGATCATCCGTGAGCTGCGCAAGTACAACCGGGTGGCGGAGATCATCGAGTGCCGCCACCGGCCCAAGTACCTGGAGAACATCCACACCCGCGAGCGGGTTTCGTTGGAAAAGATCTACGGCGCCCACGTGGGGGCCGTCAGCGGCATTGCGGTGCCGGAGAGCTTCGAGAGCGGCCTCCGCAAGCTGGGTGCCAAGGTGGATGTGACCCTCCGCTTTGCGGACCATCACCGGTTTACGTTGAAAGACATCCGCAACTTCATTGATCGCTGCGAGCGCCGCGATGTGGAGATGATCGTCACCACCGAGAAGGACTTCGTTCGGTTCCCGGAAATAAGAAACCCCGAGGTGCCCATCTACTTCTTGCGTGTGGAGATTGAGATCGTGAACGGCAGGGAAATCTTCGACCGCATGGTGCGCATCCTCTGCGAGCCCCGGGAGGTGCCGCGGCCGGTGTACGGGTCAGAGCTGGCGGGTTTGCCGTTGGAGCAGTGA